In Haliaeetus albicilla chromosome 12, bHalAlb1.1, whole genome shotgun sequence, a genomic segment contains:
- the EVPL gene encoding envoplakin, protein MFKGVGKGSPSRSSPNRGSPVKPSKSSTNELAVLISRMQMNADQVEKDILETQSRLKQDASNHQKNKAFEFQPENARNLKEAETLLKDLFLDVDRAKKLKHPQATEIEKDIQQLHDRMTQLCAEYRALYEQLNIPDVGPRVDWARILDQKMKQVNAGQYGPGMSELEKQIAEHNIFQKEIEAYGLQIKNLRSGDVADLKSQYKDLLKASVWRGQSLGSLYNHLQGCTKELGYLTDQQTRILKQDWSDQMMDVQSVRREYEDFKSNELLSQEEFVNHLQDDGDRMIELKHPAVKPIQAHQEALKNEWQNFLNLCICQESQLKSVESYKKFQDDAEAVSRSLKEMNSDLDTKYSKFNKDSPGVVSDLLLQLENEEKVVKQAEKSITDLKRRSKEISPLKLRRMCPSQTLTLETLCDWDAGEVQLTRGDKYTLKDNSNPEMWVVQSSTGVVQEAPSACFSIPPPDPESIDKVNRLEGELNTVKQKRAAVQSTLRRSQKEQVPPSQQALSRSSPVVQDDPQADQLLSSLDHIGKDLVQVEKEILNRVRSPVHYSDPTDDLARRIKHQQETTKKLENLGAAKDALQKECETYLSKKPTSTSASQLPVTLNALRSKYSDVNMLSSLYNEKAKAALNLETQIENADKIISTFEAKLAQDSIIPASPNALQNRANDLQKMKRDLVAQEDCVLKLNRGLKDAEHSCSAVQNNFQEYCPDLPRQKREVQLLNDRYHAVADQLDQREKTLRNISLTYQQFQNSNENLMFWMNNVPKHQVKTTDGPSQINYKLQAQKRLVEEIESKEPEKNAVVRLSRNVQSTLNDYELQAGKYSSSLDPTLTDFAAKRLRVTPLQESIQAQENDVTKLYMELAAENKQQLSRLEFAKKIVEKKEVHEDVEAVHEQTQQSENKAKTSRESEGLKSQLEEERRKVAKIEEDLEEHRNKLLMLKTQKPIERVEEKEVIEYYRDPQMESNLSKMAQQIEEEGKKRQSLQEDIEVMSRKLAQMESEKKVIPAQLLTKEITKIEKDPSLDSQAASLRQEINRLQEESLAAASELEQHKRELHMLERKQPNIREKVVVKELIKLEKNPEMVKSVRTLQLQIDEESFKRKSAEEAIVKVKNKIEEVERLIETAEPKIIVKEVKQVEQDPELLRESSKLKTLIEEERSKNLMLTGELGELQSQYSIAEKQKPRVEVKERVNEIFLVDPETERQIAHLKRELQEVTLKRTKIDSEVEEALAELNVLRSQKPVVELKEVIEEVVKHEKSPEILREIDRLKQQLNELVNTNGRTQELLIRLQGERDEWKRERSKVETKLVNKEVIRYENDPLLEKEADRLRQEVRNMSQKRRAAEDAIYDLQNKYMLLERRKPEEKVVVQEVILTQKDPKLRDEHNRLSRSLDEEVSNRRRLERDVQQVRALVEEQEKLLNFQEDRSKRLALEKEMRQITLRIKELEESPAPVQEKIIMEEVVKLEKDPVLEQSASNLRLELDREKMEVLNLQRECKNLQMQVDVLQKTKSQEKTIYKEVIRVEKDRALESERARIWELLNRERGAKQKAEEEVRRLRDKIERAEGMKRTWAREETELQKARNLAIQERANLESELRDLERQKQQKVLFLREESKLLNQRTENDRQKKKQLEHEFSLLEADILREKDQIYNKERFIRDLQSRVNREEINHETQMRETNLSTKISILDPETGKDMSPYEAYKRGIIDRGQYIQLQELECDWEEVTTLGPNGEVSVLLDKKSGKQYSIDDALRLRRITKEEYQLYRDGKIPISEFALLVAGETKPPPSLSIGSIISKSPLSSPTTPQTQSFFPPASQKGFCDDTSPIAGVYDTTTDTKYNIKTAVAKKLLDPMTAQKLLEAQAATGGIIDLISRDRFSVHKAIERGLIDRTYMQRLLNAQKAFTGIEDPVTKRRLSVGEAVQKGWMTKDSAFPYLEVQHLTGGLIDPKKTGRIPVLEAAQTGMITGDLANRLQDESNYEKDLIDPITKEKINYKEAMALCQKDSLGSLLLLPAASEGYQRYHQASRSPKLSRFRH, encoded by the exons ATGTTCAAGGGGGTGGGCAAAGGCTCCCCGAGCAGAAGTTCCCCCAACAGAGGTTCCCCTGTCAAGCCTAGCAA GTCCTCAACAAATGAGCTGGCTGTGCTCATCTCGCGCATGCAGATGAATGCTGACCAGGTTGAGAAGGACATCCTGGAGACACAGTCCAGACTCAAGCAG GATGCCAGCAATCACCAGAAGAACAAGGCTTTTGAGTTCCAGCCAGAGAATGCCAGGAATCTGAAGGAAGCGGAGACTCTGCTGAAGGACCTCTTTCTGGACGTGGACCGTGCCAAGAAGCTGAAACACCCTCAGGCTACTGAGATAGAGAAAGA CATCCAGCAGCTCCATGACCGCATGACGCAGCTGTGTGCAGAGTACCGAGCCCTCTACGAACAACTCAACATCCCTGATGTGGGGCCCAGGGTAGACTGGGCCAGGATCCTGGACCAAAAGATG AAACAAGTCAATGCAGGACAGTACGGCCCCGGCATGTCAGAGCTGGAAAAGCAAATAGCTGAGCACAACATCTTCCAGAAGGAGATTGAAGCTTATGGCCTCCAGATCAAGAACCTCCGCTCTGGG GATGTGGCAGACTTAAAAAGCCAGTACAAGGACTTGCTG AAAGCCTCCGTCTGGCGagggcagagcctgggcagcCTGTACAACCATCTCCAGGGCTGCACCAAGGAGCTGGGCTACCTGACGGACCAGCAGACCAGGATCCTGAAGCAGGACTGGAGTGACCAAATGATGGACGTCCAGAGCGTGCGTCGGGAGTACGAG GATTTCAAGTCCAATGAACTGCTCAGCCAGGAAGAGTTTGTGAACCATCTTCAGGATGATGGGGATAGGATGATTGAGCTAAAGCACCCAGCTGTCAAGCCTATCCAG GCTCACCAGGAAGCCTTGAAGAACGAGTGGCAGAATTTTCTGAATCTCTGTATTTGCCAGGAGAGTCAACTGAAAAGCGTGGAGAGCTATAAGAAG TTCCAGGATGATGCTGAGGCTGTGAGCCGCTCTCTCAAGGAGATGAACTCTGACCTGGACACCAAATACAGCAAGTTCAACAAAGACAGCCCTGGGGTGGTGTCAGATCTGCTGCTTCAGCTGGAG AATGAAGAGAAGGTGGTGAAGCAGGCAGAGAAGAGCATCACTGACCTGAAGAGAAGGAGCAAAGAGATCAGCCCACTGAAACTGCGCAGGATGTGTCCCTCTCAGACCCTTACCTTGGAGACCCTCTGTGACTGGGATGCTGGGGAG GTGCAGCTGACCAGAGGTGACAAGTACACTCTGAAGGACAACAGCAACCCGGAGATGTGGGTggtgcagagcagcactggTGTGGTCCAGGAGGCACCTTCTGCTTGCTTCTCCATCCCTCCACCAGACCCTGAGTCTATAGACAAGGTCAATAG GCTGGAAGGGGAACTGAACACGGTGAAGCAGAAGCGAGCGGCAGTTCAGAGCACCCTGAGACGAAGCCAGAAGGAGCAGGTTCCACCCAGCCAACAGG CTTTGTCCAGGAGCTCCCCTGTAGTCCAGGATGATCCCCAAGCTGATCAGCTTCTCAGTAGCCTGGATCACATTGGCAAGGACCTGGTTCAGGTAGAGAAAGAGATCTTGAACCGAGTGAGATCTCCAGTGCACTACAGTGACCCCACGGATGACCTTGCCAGGAGGATCAAACACCAGCAG GAAACAACAAAGAAACTTGAGAACCTGGGGGCAGCCAAGGATGCCTTGCAGAAGGAGTGTGAGACCTACCTTTCCAAGAAACCCACCAGCACCTCGGCTTCCCAGCTCCCTGTCACGTTGAATGCCCTCAGGAGCAAATACAGTGATGTCAATATGCTTTCCAGCCTGTACAATGAGAA GGCTAAGGCTGCCCTGAACCTGGAGACTCAGATTGAGAACGCAGACAAGATCATCAGCACGTTTGAGGCCAAGCTGGCTCAGGATAGCATCATTCCTGCATCCCCCAATGCCCTGCAGAATCGGGCCAATGATCTGCAG aaGATGAAGCGGGACCTGGTGGCCCAAGAGGACTGTGTGCTGAAGCTGAACCGGGGGCTCAAGGATGCTGagcacagctgcagtgctgtgcagaaCAACTTCCAGGAGTACTGCCCTGACCTGCCCCGGCAGAAGCGGGAGGTGCAGCTCCTCAATGATCGCTATCATGCCGTTGCGGACCAGCTGGATCAGCG AGAGAAGACCCTCAGAAATATCAGTCTCACCTACCAGCAGTTCCAAAACTCCAATGAGAACCTGATGTTCTGGATGAACAACGTACCCAAGCACCAAGTGAAGACCACTGATGGGCCAAGCCAGATCAATTACAAGCTGCAGGCACAGAAG AGGCTGGTGGAGGAGATTGAAAGCAAGGAGCCTGAGAAGAACGCAGTGGTCAGACTATCCCGGAACGTGCAGTCCACGCTCAAT gactATGAACTCCAAGCAGGCAAATACAGCTCTTCTCTGGACCCTACCCTGACTGACTTTGCTGCAAAGAGGCTGCGTGTGACCCCCCTACAAGAAAGCATCCAGGCCCAG gaaaatgatGTAACCAAGCTCTACATGGAGCTGGCAGCAGAAAATAAGCAGCAGCTGAGCCGGCTGGAGTTTGCAAAGAAGATTGTTGAGAAG AAGGAAGTGCATGAAGATGTTGAAGCTGTACATGAGCAAACGCAGCAAtctgaaaacaaagccaaaacaaGCAGGGAATCTGAGGGGCTGAAATcgcagctggaggaggaaaggaggaaagtgGCCAAGATTGAAGAGGACCTGGAAGAACACAGAAACAAGCTGCTAATGTTGAAAACTCAGAAGCCCATTGAAAgagtggaagaaaaggaggtgaTAGAATATTACAGAGACCCACAGATGGAGAGCAACCTGTCTAAGATGGCACAGCAGATtgaagaggaaggcaaaaagagGCAGAGCCTCCAAGAAGACATTGAAGTGATGAGCCGGAAGCTTGCCCAGATGGAGAGTGAGAAAAAGGTCATACCTGCCCAGCTCCTTACCAAAGAGATCACAAAAATTGAGAAAGATCCAAGCCTGGATAGCCAAGCAGCCAGTCTTCGTCAGGAGATCAACCGTCTCCAGGAGGAAAGcttggctgctgcttctgaactTGAGCAGCATAAGAGAGAGCTGCACATGCTGGAGCGAAAGCAGCCCAATATCCGAGAGAAAGTGGTGGTGAAGGAGCTGATCAAACTGGAGAAAAACCCAGAAATGGTGAAGTCTGTTAGGACCCTACAGCTACAAATCGATGAGGAATCCTTCAAGAGGAAGTCTGCAGAAGAAGCGATAGTGAAAGTGAAGAACAAGATTGAGGAGGTGGAAAGACTAATTGAAACAGCAGAACCCAAAATTATTGTTAAGGAGGTGAAGCAGGTAGAGCAGGACCCAGAGTTATTGCGAGAGTCTTCCAAGCTTAAAACTCTGATTGAGGAAGAGAGGAGCAAAAACTTGATGCTTACAGGtgagctgggagagctgcagagCCAGTACAGTATTGCAGAGAAGCAAAAACCAAGGGTAGAGGTTAAAGAGAGGGTCAATGAGATTTTCTTGGTGGATCCTGAAACGGAGAGACAAATTGCACACCTGAAAAGGGAGCTGCAGGAAGTTACTCTGAAAAGGACAAAGATTGACAGTGAAGTGGAAGAGGCCTTAGCAGAGCTCAATGTCCTCCGGTCACAGAAACCAGTGGTGGAGCTTAAAGAAGTTATAGAGGAGGTGGTGAAACATGAGAAGAGTCCAGAGATTCTTAGAGAAATTGACAGGCTGAAACAACAGCTCAATGAACTAGTGAACACTAACGGCAGGACCCAAGAGCTGCTCATTAGGCTGCAGGGTGAAAGGGATGAATGGAAGAGGGAGAGATCCAAGGTGGAAACCAAGCTGGTCAACAAGGAAGTCATCCGATATGAGAATGATCCACTCCTGGAAAAAGAAGCTGACCGTCTCCGTCAAGAGGTGCGCAATATGTCTCAAAAGAGGAGAGCTGCAGAGGACGCAATCTATGACTTGCAGAATAAATACATGCTACTGGAGAGGCGAAAGCCAGAGGAAAAGGTAGTTGTTCAAGAGGTGATACTGACTCAAAAAGATCCAAAGCTCCGAGATGAGCACAACAGGCTGAGCCGGAGTCTGGACGAAGAGGTGAGCAACAGGCGTCGTCTGGAACGTGACGTGCAGCAGGTTCGTGCGTTGGTggaagagcaagagaagttgCTCAACTTTCAGGAGGATCGAAGTAAGAGACTTGCTCTGGAGAAGGAGATGAGACAAATTACATTGAGAATaaaggagctggaggagagccCAGCCCCTGTGCAAGAAAAGATCATTATGGAAGAAGTGGTCAAGTTGGAGAAGGATCCAGTCCTCGAACAGTCTGCCAGCAACCTGCGCTTGGAGCTGGACCGTGAGAAGATGGAGGTGCTGAACTTGCAGAGAGAATGCAAGAACCTGCAGATGCAAGTTGAtgttctgcagaaaacaaaatcccagGAGAAGACCATCTACAAGGAGGTGATTCGAGTGGAAAAGGACAGAGCGCTGGAGAGTGAACGTGCACGCATCTGGGAGCTGCTGaacagggagagaggagccaaGCAAAAGGCAGAAGAGGAGGTACGGCGGCTCAGGGATAAGATTGAGAGAGCTGAAGGCATGAAGAGGACATGGGCTCGTGAAGAGacagagctgcagaaagccAGGAACCTGGCCATCCAGGAGAGAGCCAACTTGGAGAGTGAACTGCGGGACCTGgagaggcagaagcagcagaaagtcCTCTTCCTTCGGGAGGAGTCCAAACTGCTCAACCAACGGACTGAGAATGACAGGCAGAAGAAGAAGCAGCTGGAACATGAGTTTTCCCTGCTGGAGGCAGACATCCTTAGGGAGAAGGACCAGATCTACAACAAAGAGAGGTTCATTCGAGATCTCCAGTCAAGGGTCAACCGGGAAGAAATCAATCATGAGACCCAGATGAGAGAGACAAACCTTTCCACCAAGATCTCTATCTTAGACCCTGAGACAGGGAAGGATATGTCCCCTTACGAGGCCTATAAGAGAGGTATCATAGACAGAGGCCAGTACATCCAGCTGCAAGAGCTGGAGTGTGACTGGGAGGAAGTCACCACCCTGGGCCCAAACGGGGAAGTCTCAGTTCTCCTTGACAAGAAAAGTGGGAAGCAGTACTCCATCGATGATGCGCTAAGGCTGAGGAGGATCACAAAGGAAGAATACCAGCTGTACCGGGATGGCAAGATTCCCATCTCTGAATTTGCCTTGCTGGTGGCTGGGGAAACCAAgcctcccccatccctctctATTGGCTCCATCATCTCCAAATCCCCACTCTCAtcacccaccaccccccaaacccaaagctTCTTCCCCCCAGCCTCGCAGAAGGGCTTCTGTGATGACACATCCCCCATTGCCGGGGTGTATGACACCACCACTGACACCAAGTACAACATCAAGACTGCTGTTGCAAAGAAGCTGCTTGATCCCATGACGGCTCAGAAGCTCTTGGAAGCCCAGGCTGCCACAGGAGGCATCATAGACCTAATTTCTCGGGACCGGTTCTCAGTCCATAAGGCGATCGAGAGGGGGCTGATTGACAGGACCTACATGCAGAGACTGCTCAATGCCCAGAAAGCTTTCACAGGGATTGAGGACCCGGTGACCAAGCGTAGGCTGTCTGTGGGGGAAGCAGTTCAGAAGGGATGGATGACCAAGGACAGTGCTTTCCCCTACCTGGAGGTCCAGCATCTAACTGGAGGGCTCATCGATCCTAAGAAAACTGGTCGCATCCCCGTGCTGGAAGCTGCCCAGACAGGGATGATAACAGGCGACCTGGCCAATAGGCTCCAGGATGAGTCCAACTATGAGAAAGATCTCATTGACCCTATCACTAAAGAGAAGATAAATTACAAGGAGGCCATGGCCCTCTGCCAGAAGGATTCGCTGggcagcctcctgctgctcccagccgCATCGGAGGGGTATCAGCGGTACCACCAGGCGAGCCGTTCCCCCAAGCTCTCACGGTTCAGGCATTGA